In Lycium ferocissimum isolate CSIRO_LF1 chromosome 11, AGI_CSIRO_Lferr_CH_V1, whole genome shotgun sequence, a single genomic region encodes these proteins:
- the LOC132038086 gene encoding secretory carrier-associated membrane protein 2-like, translated as MIMYHLAYALFYSLRNLQNPASVLPAINSRLSPLPHEPADYDRGATVDIPLDNSKDQKNKEKELQAKEAEMKKREQDLKRREDAIARGSSPV; from the exons ATGATTATGTATCATCTTGcttatgcactattttactCACTAAGAAACCTTCAGAATCCTGCAAGTGTTCTTCCTGCTATAAATTCGAGGCTTTCACCTCTTCCTCATGAACCTGCTGACTATGATCGTGGTGCAACAGTTGATATCCCTCTTGATAATTCGAAG GATCAGAAGAATAAAGAGAAAGAACTCCAAGCTAAAGAAgctgaaatgaaaaaaagagaACAG GACCTGAAAAGGAGGGAAGATGCTATAGCAAGAGGTAGTTCTCCAGTGTAA
- the LOC132036383 gene encoding uncharacterized protein LOC132036383, with amino-acid sequence MDKYVDNGFKFNTRECANHMKTNNSGVWVKVADGVDFFGVIEEILELEYSSWPRKKFVLFRCNWFDPTPKRGTRVLKDSNIIEVKHMLRYAAYDPFVIAHNVKQVYYVPYPLRPDKSDWWVVIKTKPIGRVEVENDLPAAFQNDDIAHANQIVNPELETELKHAEHILEEIDIEEVNEVLEENDEIDECETTDEEEWSDKEESDEN; translated from the coding sequence ATGGACAAATATGTTGATAATGGTTTTAAATTTAATACCCGAGAATGTGCTAACCATATGAAAACTAATAACAGTGGTGTGTGGGTTAAAGTTGCTGATGGTGTTGATTTTTTTGGTGTAATCGAAGAGATTTTAGAATTAGAGTATTCTAGTTGGCCAAGGAAAAAATTTGTTCTGTTTCGGTGCAACTGGTTTGATCCAACCCCAAAAAGAGGTACGAGGGTACTGAAAGATTCCAATATCATTGAAGTAAAGCACATGCTGAGGTATGCAGCTTATGATCCTTTCGTCATTGCACACAACGTTAAGCAGGTGTACTATGTCCCTTATCCATTGCGACCAGATAAGTCAGATTGGTGGGTGGTTATTAAAACCAAGCCTATTGGTCGTGTGGAAGTTGAGAATGACCTGCCTGCTGCCTTTCAGAATGACGACATAGCACATGCTAACCAAATAGTCAACCCTGAGTTAGAAACTGAACTGAAGCATGCAGAACATATATTAGAAGAAATCGATATAGAAGAAGTTAATGAAGTTttagaagaaaatgatgaaattgatgaatgTGAAACAACCGACGAGGAAGAATGGTCAGACAAGGAAGAAAGTGATGAAAATTAG